A single window of Plutella xylostella chromosome 25, ilPluXylo3.1, whole genome shotgun sequence DNA harbors:
- the LOC105391628 gene encoding zinc finger and SCAN domain-containing protein 31 isoform X3: protein MHYKTCEICGVRAGRIQGQKRIFMAKFPLDEERCKQWVKMTGKEDLAYVPIEKLHQLKQICGKHFLPQHFKKKGTQLKKISIPCVGLTAEPLADELLIGFPLHVEKTITSDPIIEITETSPVCDTEDSRADPLHDQSEEGEQKPDIDELDAKTDAVKDAPAENMAKVSRVDDLEQCCHLCLSREGSLAPLRGSGLEEMLMDLFSLEVRAGDVPAQACGDCAARVSSAHSLQRTVRAATRHLARLLQGQCTDGSQNEITEPTQNEQHAMEDVQDTLQRSDNLSDDDSLPELPFEFEKAKHFCTLCNEKFKTMAKLNKHRHEVHGRVEEPYVCRYCGKVLSRSSIFKHERRHLKREGVLPMDYECKMCGGGFMVKAFWLRHLRVQHGGQRRPACAPCQRRFSTRDSYFNHLKEEHGDTTPYRCSLCHRAFEEKDRYENHMASRHFNKNRVRKRKAPFRKQQQMRRLTMQCEVCESRFDEIANLLEHYKTEHNITAVVADAGGGGDDVTLPTASEQLPPEEPENVECDMLW from the exons ATGCATTATAAAACTTGTGAAATTTGCGGTGTAAGAGCCGGTCGTATACAAGGCCAAAAGAGAATTTTCATGGCCAAATTTCCACTGGATGAAGAAAG ATGTAAACAATGGGTTAAGATGACCGGTAAGGAGGATCTGGCCTATGTGCCTATTGAAAAGCTACACCAACTTAAACAAATTTGTGgcaagcattttctaccacaacattttaagaaaaagggaacacaattgaaaaaaatatcaattccTTGTGTGGGACTTACTGCAGAGCCATTGGCAGATGAGCTCTTGATTGGATTTCCACTACATGTAGAGAAAACCATAACTTCTGATcctattattgaaataacag aaaCAAGTCCAGTATGTGATACAGAAGACTCGAGGGCAGACCCGTTGCACGACCAGTCTGAGGAAGGAGAGCAGAAGCCGGACATCGACGAACTTGATGCTAAGACGGATGCTGTTAAAGATGCTC CAGCAGAAAACATGGCAAAAGTGAGCAGGGTGGATGACCTAGAGCAGTGCTGCCATCTCTGTCTGTCTCGGGAAGGCTCACTGGCGCCGCTACGGGGCTCGGGACTTGAGGAAATGTTGATGGATCTCTTCAGTTTGGAG GTGCGGGCGGGCGACGTGCCGGCGCAGGCGTGCGGCGACTGCGCGGCGCGCGTGTCCTCCGCGCACTCCCTGCAGCGCACCGTGCGCGCCGCGACCCGGCACCTGGCGCGCCTGCTGCAG GGTCAATGTACTGACGGGTCACAAAATGAAATCACAGAACCGACACAAAATGAGCAACACGCGATGGAAGATGTTCAAGATACTCTACAGAGGTCTGATAATTTATCCGATGACG ATTCACTGCCTGAGttaccatttgaatttgaaaag gCAAAGCATTTTTGCACTTTATGCAACgagaaatttaaaacaatggCGAAGCTGAACAAGCACCGTCATGAGGTGCACGGGCGCGTCGAGGAGCCCTACGTGTGCCGCTACTGCG GGAAGGTGCTAAGTCGCAGTTCTATTTTCAAACACGAAAGACGACACTTGAAAAGAGAAGGGGTACTTCCCAT GGACTACGAGTGTAAAATGTGTGGCGGCGGGTTTATGGTGAAGGCGTTCTGGCTGCGCCACCTGCGGGTGCAGCACGGGGGCCAGCGCCGCCCCGCCTGCGCCCCGTGCCAGCGCCGCTTCTCCACCCGCG acTCTTACTTCAATCATCTGAAGGAAGAACATGGCGATACGACTCCTTATAGATGTTCTCTATGTCACAGAGCTTTTGAAG AAAAAGATAGGTATGAAAATCACATGGCGAGTCGCCACTTCAACAAGAATAGAGTAAGAAAAAGAAAAGCCCCGTTCAGA aaacaacaacaaatgCGCCGTCTAACTATGCAGTGTGAAGTGTGCGAAAGTCGATTTGATGAAATTGCGAACTTACTGGAGCATTACAAGACTGAGCACAACATCACCGCCGTGGTGGCGgacgcggggggcgggggggatGACGTCACACTGCCTACCGCTAGCGAACAATTACCACCCGAAGAACCTGAAAATGTTGAATGTGATATGTTATGGTAG
- the LOC105391628 gene encoding zinc finger protein Xfin isoform X7: MKSETSPVCDTEDSRADPLHDQSEEGEQKPDIDELDAKTDAVKDAPAENMAKVSRVDDLEQCCHLCLSREGSLAPLRGSGLEEMLMDLFSLEVRAGDVPAQACGDCAARVSSAHSLQRTVRAATRHLARLLQGQCTDGSQNEITEPTQNEQHAMEDVQDTLQRSDNLSDDDSLPELPFEFEKAKHFCTLCNEKFKTMAKLNKHRHEVHGRVEEPYVCRYCGKVLSRSSIFKHERRHLKREGVLPMDYECKMCGGGFMVKAFWLRHLRVQHGGQRRPACAPCQRRFSTRDSYFNHLKEEHGDTTPYRCSLCHRAFEEKDRYENHMASRHFNKNRVRKRKAPFRKQQQMRRLTMQCEVCESRFDEIANLLEHYKTEHNITAVVADAGGGGDDVTLPTASEQLPPEEPENVECDMLW; the protein is encoded by the exons aaaCAAGTCCAGTATGTGATACAGAAGACTCGAGGGCAGACCCGTTGCACGACCAGTCTGAGGAAGGAGAGCAGAAGCCGGACATCGACGAACTTGATGCTAAGACGGATGCTGTTAAAGATGCTC CAGCAGAAAACATGGCAAAAGTGAGCAGGGTGGATGACCTAGAGCAGTGCTGCCATCTCTGTCTGTCTCGGGAAGGCTCACTGGCGCCGCTACGGGGCTCGGGACTTGAGGAAATGTTGATGGATCTCTTCAGTTTGGAG GTGCGGGCGGGCGACGTGCCGGCGCAGGCGTGCGGCGACTGCGCGGCGCGCGTGTCCTCCGCGCACTCCCTGCAGCGCACCGTGCGCGCCGCGACCCGGCACCTGGCGCGCCTGCTGCAG GGTCAATGTACTGACGGGTCACAAAATGAAATCACAGAACCGACACAAAATGAGCAACACGCGATGGAAGATGTTCAAGATACTCTACAGAGGTCTGATAATTTATCCGATGACG ATTCACTGCCTGAGttaccatttgaatttgaaaag gCAAAGCATTTTTGCACTTTATGCAACgagaaatttaaaacaatggCGAAGCTGAACAAGCACCGTCATGAGGTGCACGGGCGCGTCGAGGAGCCCTACGTGTGCCGCTACTGCG GGAAGGTGCTAAGTCGCAGTTCTATTTTCAAACACGAAAGACGACACTTGAAAAGAGAAGGGGTACTTCCCAT GGACTACGAGTGTAAAATGTGTGGCGGCGGGTTTATGGTGAAGGCGTTCTGGCTGCGCCACCTGCGGGTGCAGCACGGGGGCCAGCGCCGCCCCGCCTGCGCCCCGTGCCAGCGCCGCTTCTCCACCCGCG acTCTTACTTCAATCATCTGAAGGAAGAACATGGCGATACGACTCCTTATAGATGTTCTCTATGTCACAGAGCTTTTGAAG AAAAAGATAGGTATGAAAATCACATGGCGAGTCGCCACTTCAACAAGAATAGAGTAAGAAAAAGAAAAGCCCCGTTCAGA aaacaacaacaaatgCGCCGTCTAACTATGCAGTGTGAAGTGTGCGAAAGTCGATTTGATGAAATTGCGAACTTACTGGAGCATTACAAGACTGAGCACAACATCACCGCCGTGGTGGCGgacgcggggggcgggggggatGACGTCACACTGCCTACCGCTAGCGAACAATTACCACCCGAAGAACCTGAAAATGTTGAATGTGATATGTTATGGTAG
- the LOC105391628 gene encoding zinc finger and SCAN domain-containing protein 2 isoform X6: MTGKEDLAYVPIEKLHQLKQICGKHFLPQHFKKKGTQLKKISIPCVGLTAEPLADELLIGFPLHVEKTITSDPIIEITEPSCDISTEHNYCTPKIDECETSPVCDTEDSRADPLHDQSEEGEQKPDIDELDAKTDAVKDAPAENMAKVSRVDDLEQCCHLCLSREGSLAPLRGSGLEEMLMDLFSLEVRAGDVPAQACGDCAARVSSAHSLQRTVRAATRHLARLLQGQCTDGSQNEITEPTQNEQHAMEDVQDTLQRSDNLSDDDSLPELPFEFEKAKHFCTLCNEKFKTMAKLNKHRHEVHGRVEEPYVCRYCGKVLSRSSIFKHERRHLKREGVLPMDYECKMCGGGFMVKAFWLRHLRVQHGGQRRPACAPCQRRFSTRDSYFNHLKEEHGDTTPYRCSLCHRAFEEKDRYENHMASRHFNKNRVRKRKAPFRKQQQMRRLTMQCEVCESRFDEIANLLEHYKTEHNITAVVADAGGGGDDVTLPTASEQLPPEEPENVECDMLW, encoded by the exons ATGACCGGTAAGGAGGATCTGGCCTATGTGCCTATTGAAAAGCTACACCAACTTAAACAAATTTGTGgcaagcattttctaccacaacattttaagaaaaagggaacacaattgaaaaaaatatcaattccTTGTGTGGGACTTACTGCAGAGCCATTGGCAGATGAGCTCTTGATTGGATTTCCACTACATGTAGAGAAAACCATAACTTCTGATcctattattgaaataacag AGCCATCTTGTGATATATCTACTGAACATAATTACTGCACTCCTAAGATTGATGAATGTG aaaCAAGTCCAGTATGTGATACAGAAGACTCGAGGGCAGACCCGTTGCACGACCAGTCTGAGGAAGGAGAGCAGAAGCCGGACATCGACGAACTTGATGCTAAGACGGATGCTGTTAAAGATGCTC CAGCAGAAAACATGGCAAAAGTGAGCAGGGTGGATGACCTAGAGCAGTGCTGCCATCTCTGTCTGTCTCGGGAAGGCTCACTGGCGCCGCTACGGGGCTCGGGACTTGAGGAAATGTTGATGGATCTCTTCAGTTTGGAG GTGCGGGCGGGCGACGTGCCGGCGCAGGCGTGCGGCGACTGCGCGGCGCGCGTGTCCTCCGCGCACTCCCTGCAGCGCACCGTGCGCGCCGCGACCCGGCACCTGGCGCGCCTGCTGCAG GGTCAATGTACTGACGGGTCACAAAATGAAATCACAGAACCGACACAAAATGAGCAACACGCGATGGAAGATGTTCAAGATACTCTACAGAGGTCTGATAATTTATCCGATGACG ATTCACTGCCTGAGttaccatttgaatttgaaaag gCAAAGCATTTTTGCACTTTATGCAACgagaaatttaaaacaatggCGAAGCTGAACAAGCACCGTCATGAGGTGCACGGGCGCGTCGAGGAGCCCTACGTGTGCCGCTACTGCG GGAAGGTGCTAAGTCGCAGTTCTATTTTCAAACACGAAAGACGACACTTGAAAAGAGAAGGGGTACTTCCCAT GGACTACGAGTGTAAAATGTGTGGCGGCGGGTTTATGGTGAAGGCGTTCTGGCTGCGCCACCTGCGGGTGCAGCACGGGGGCCAGCGCCGCCCCGCCTGCGCCCCGTGCCAGCGCCGCTTCTCCACCCGCG acTCTTACTTCAATCATCTGAAGGAAGAACATGGCGATACGACTCCTTATAGATGTTCTCTATGTCACAGAGCTTTTGAAG AAAAAGATAGGTATGAAAATCACATGGCGAGTCGCCACTTCAACAAGAATAGAGTAAGAAAAAGAAAAGCCCCGTTCAGA aaacaacaacaaatgCGCCGTCTAACTATGCAGTGTGAAGTGTGCGAAAGTCGATTTGATGAAATTGCGAACTTACTGGAGCATTACAAGACTGAGCACAACATCACCGCCGTGGTGGCGgacgcggggggcgggggggatGACGTCACACTGCCTACCGCTAGCGAACAATTACCACCCGAAGAACCTGAAAATGTTGAATGTGATATGTTATGGTAG
- the LOC105391628 gene encoding zinc finger and SCAN domain-containing protein 2 isoform X1, producing the protein MHYKTCEICGVRAGRIQGQKRIFMAKFPLDEERCKQWVKMTGKEDLAYVPIEKLHQLKQICGKHFLPQHFKKKGTQLKKISIPCVGLTAEPLADELLIGFPLHVEKTITSDPIIEITEPSCDISTEHNYCTPKIDECETSPVCDTEDSRADPLHDQSEEGEQKPDIDELDAKTDAVKDAPAENMAKVSRVDDLEQCCHLCLSREGSLAPLRGSGLEEMLMDLFSLEVRAGDVPAQACGDCAARVSSAHSLQRTVRAATRHLARLLQGQCTDGSQNEITEPTQNEQHAMEDVQDTLQRSDNLSDDDSLPELPFEFEKAKHFCTLCNEKFKTMAKLNKHRHEVHGRVEEPYVCRYCGKVLSRSSIFKHERRHLKREGVLPMDYECKMCGGGFMVKAFWLRHLRVQHGGQRRPACAPCQRRFSTRDSYFNHLKEEHGDTTPYRCSLCHRAFEEKDRYENHMASRHFNKNRVRKRKAPFRKQQQMRRLTMQCEVCESRFDEIANLLEHYKTEHNITAVVADAGGGGDDVTLPTASEQLPPEEPENVECDMLW; encoded by the exons ATGCATTATAAAACTTGTGAAATTTGCGGTGTAAGAGCCGGTCGTATACAAGGCCAAAAGAGAATTTTCATGGCCAAATTTCCACTGGATGAAGAAAG ATGTAAACAATGGGTTAAGATGACCGGTAAGGAGGATCTGGCCTATGTGCCTATTGAAAAGCTACACCAACTTAAACAAATTTGTGgcaagcattttctaccacaacattttaagaaaaagggaacacaattgaaaaaaatatcaattccTTGTGTGGGACTTACTGCAGAGCCATTGGCAGATGAGCTCTTGATTGGATTTCCACTACATGTAGAGAAAACCATAACTTCTGATcctattattgaaataacag AGCCATCTTGTGATATATCTACTGAACATAATTACTGCACTCCTAAGATTGATGAATGTG aaaCAAGTCCAGTATGTGATACAGAAGACTCGAGGGCAGACCCGTTGCACGACCAGTCTGAGGAAGGAGAGCAGAAGCCGGACATCGACGAACTTGATGCTAAGACGGATGCTGTTAAAGATGCTC CAGCAGAAAACATGGCAAAAGTGAGCAGGGTGGATGACCTAGAGCAGTGCTGCCATCTCTGTCTGTCTCGGGAAGGCTCACTGGCGCCGCTACGGGGCTCGGGACTTGAGGAAATGTTGATGGATCTCTTCAGTTTGGAG GTGCGGGCGGGCGACGTGCCGGCGCAGGCGTGCGGCGACTGCGCGGCGCGCGTGTCCTCCGCGCACTCCCTGCAGCGCACCGTGCGCGCCGCGACCCGGCACCTGGCGCGCCTGCTGCAG GGTCAATGTACTGACGGGTCACAAAATGAAATCACAGAACCGACACAAAATGAGCAACACGCGATGGAAGATGTTCAAGATACTCTACAGAGGTCTGATAATTTATCCGATGACG ATTCACTGCCTGAGttaccatttgaatttgaaaag gCAAAGCATTTTTGCACTTTATGCAACgagaaatttaaaacaatggCGAAGCTGAACAAGCACCGTCATGAGGTGCACGGGCGCGTCGAGGAGCCCTACGTGTGCCGCTACTGCG GGAAGGTGCTAAGTCGCAGTTCTATTTTCAAACACGAAAGACGACACTTGAAAAGAGAAGGGGTACTTCCCAT GGACTACGAGTGTAAAATGTGTGGCGGCGGGTTTATGGTGAAGGCGTTCTGGCTGCGCCACCTGCGGGTGCAGCACGGGGGCCAGCGCCGCCCCGCCTGCGCCCCGTGCCAGCGCCGCTTCTCCACCCGCG acTCTTACTTCAATCATCTGAAGGAAGAACATGGCGATACGACTCCTTATAGATGTTCTCTATGTCACAGAGCTTTTGAAG AAAAAGATAGGTATGAAAATCACATGGCGAGTCGCCACTTCAACAAGAATAGAGTAAGAAAAAGAAAAGCCCCGTTCAGA aaacaacaacaaatgCGCCGTCTAACTATGCAGTGTGAAGTGTGCGAAAGTCGATTTGATGAAATTGCGAACTTACTGGAGCATTACAAGACTGAGCACAACATCACCGCCGTGGTGGCGgacgcggggggcgggggggatGACGTCACACTGCCTACCGCTAGCGAACAATTACCACCCGAAGAACCTGAAAATGTTGAATGTGATATGTTATGGTAG
- the LOC105391628 gene encoding zinc finger protein 235 isoform X2, which produces MHYKTCEICGVRAGRIQGQKRIFMAKFPLDEERCKQWVKMTGKEDLAYVPIEKLHQLKQICGKHFLPQHFKKKGTQLKKISIPCVGLTAEPLADELLIGFPLHVEKTITSDPIIEITEPSCDISTEHNYCTPKIDECETSPVCDTEDSRADPLHDQSEEGEQKPDIDELDAKTDAVKDAPENMAKVSRVDDLEQCCHLCLSREGSLAPLRGSGLEEMLMDLFSLEVRAGDVPAQACGDCAARVSSAHSLQRTVRAATRHLARLLQGQCTDGSQNEITEPTQNEQHAMEDVQDTLQRSDNLSDDDSLPELPFEFEKAKHFCTLCNEKFKTMAKLNKHRHEVHGRVEEPYVCRYCGKVLSRSSIFKHERRHLKREGVLPMDYECKMCGGGFMVKAFWLRHLRVQHGGQRRPACAPCQRRFSTRDSYFNHLKEEHGDTTPYRCSLCHRAFEEKDRYENHMASRHFNKNRVRKRKAPFRKQQQMRRLTMQCEVCESRFDEIANLLEHYKTEHNITAVVADAGGGGDDVTLPTASEQLPPEEPENVECDMLW; this is translated from the exons ATGCATTATAAAACTTGTGAAATTTGCGGTGTAAGAGCCGGTCGTATACAAGGCCAAAAGAGAATTTTCATGGCCAAATTTCCACTGGATGAAGAAAG ATGTAAACAATGGGTTAAGATGACCGGTAAGGAGGATCTGGCCTATGTGCCTATTGAAAAGCTACACCAACTTAAACAAATTTGTGgcaagcattttctaccacaacattttaagaaaaagggaacacaattgaaaaaaatatcaattccTTGTGTGGGACTTACTGCAGAGCCATTGGCAGATGAGCTCTTGATTGGATTTCCACTACATGTAGAGAAAACCATAACTTCTGATcctattattgaaataacag AGCCATCTTGTGATATATCTACTGAACATAATTACTGCACTCCTAAGATTGATGAATGTG aaaCAAGTCCAGTATGTGATACAGAAGACTCGAGGGCAGACCCGTTGCACGACCAGTCTGAGGAAGGAGAGCAGAAGCCGGACATCGACGAACTTGATGCTAAGACGGATGCTGTTAAAGATGCTC CAGAAAACATGGCAAAAGTGAGCAGGGTGGATGACCTAGAGCAGTGCTGCCATCTCTGTCTGTCTCGGGAAGGCTCACTGGCGCCGCTACGGGGCTCGGGACTTGAGGAAATGTTGATGGATCTCTTCAGTTTGGAG GTGCGGGCGGGCGACGTGCCGGCGCAGGCGTGCGGCGACTGCGCGGCGCGCGTGTCCTCCGCGCACTCCCTGCAGCGCACCGTGCGCGCCGCGACCCGGCACCTGGCGCGCCTGCTGCAG GGTCAATGTACTGACGGGTCACAAAATGAAATCACAGAACCGACACAAAATGAGCAACACGCGATGGAAGATGTTCAAGATACTCTACAGAGGTCTGATAATTTATCCGATGACG ATTCACTGCCTGAGttaccatttgaatttgaaaag gCAAAGCATTTTTGCACTTTATGCAACgagaaatttaaaacaatggCGAAGCTGAACAAGCACCGTCATGAGGTGCACGGGCGCGTCGAGGAGCCCTACGTGTGCCGCTACTGCG GGAAGGTGCTAAGTCGCAGTTCTATTTTCAAACACGAAAGACGACACTTGAAAAGAGAAGGGGTACTTCCCAT GGACTACGAGTGTAAAATGTGTGGCGGCGGGTTTATGGTGAAGGCGTTCTGGCTGCGCCACCTGCGGGTGCAGCACGGGGGCCAGCGCCGCCCCGCCTGCGCCCCGTGCCAGCGCCGCTTCTCCACCCGCG acTCTTACTTCAATCATCTGAAGGAAGAACATGGCGATACGACTCCTTATAGATGTTCTCTATGTCACAGAGCTTTTGAAG AAAAAGATAGGTATGAAAATCACATGGCGAGTCGCCACTTCAACAAGAATAGAGTAAGAAAAAGAAAAGCCCCGTTCAGA aaacaacaacaaatgCGCCGTCTAACTATGCAGTGTGAAGTGTGCGAAAGTCGATTTGATGAAATTGCGAACTTACTGGAGCATTACAAGACTGAGCACAACATCACCGCCGTGGTGGCGgacgcggggggcgggggggatGACGTCACACTGCCTACCGCTAGCGAACAATTACCACCCGAAGAACCTGAAAATGTTGAATGTGATATGTTATGGTAG